A window of the Synechococcus sp. M16.1 genome harbors these coding sequences:
- a CDS encoding peptidase domain-containing ABC transporter — protein sequence MTAHLAPPQDWNALLPADVTTRSLAPGETLLAPGDQPKQIWLIRSGSVRSLAALPPQHQWRTVERHGEDCFVGWLGWLHGRPVEHLRAAEASKVIELSLQQFEQLWHSQPALRHWCANQTPTAEALHLLLQLSHSNPARSHQLDDWRNLQPSLRWAIDATPESRPGGQWHWINGAVWPERPSDPAQQQRLIWLPDPDDDAIQLGLRELGPSPREQHNAGPLRLKRASGPRDIPLAICQSLASFYGVPANRDNLLDEIDALLQRQRQLNLINIGQLLSGLDLSVSMVELPIQQLSRVPCPAVFIHQGHITLLEGISEDGQLRLLDPELGPLTLNADVIQPEQDDRLPILLLRRRPDSKEQRFSWAWYGPFLRPHRRELIEVLVSSGVVNVLALVTPLGIMRLINARTGGSDSLDAVISIGVILIGASVVAAIASALRSLIFTGVANRVDMDTRETILDRLVRLPQGFFDARPVGRITYYFNQLDRLRDFLIGRALTTLVDFSFSLLYLVVLFSLNPLLTLVTLSTLPLFIVLALIANPIVEHQIERVVQEGVNTNSYLTEAITGIQTIKSQNAELKTRWDFQDRYSRFIGEDFKLKVSGETVGALAKFLGDLTGIATMVVGVWLVSRNDLTIGALFAFRIIGDRVTGPLVQLVQTWQQFKIQSRNLTLAADVVDRPTEQSEREAENIPMPPLTGEVAIEKVDFRYQERGAMTLHNVSLNVPAGTFVGLVGGSGSGKSTLLKLLPRFYAPESGRIKIDGLDISKVELYSLRRQIGVVPQDSLLFDGTIKENLLMVKPDATTEELMRAARIACAHDFIMEMPQGYNSPVGERGAGLSGGQRQRMALARAVLQNPRMLILDEATSALDATTERQVCLNLFEAFRGRTVFFITHRLSTVRPADLIVLMDQGVVMETGDHDTLMQRQGWYSALVQSQAMEGLN from the coding sequence ATGACGGCCCACCTGGCACCGCCCCAAGACTGGAACGCGCTCCTGCCAGCGGACGTCACGACGCGCAGCCTTGCCCCTGGCGAGACCCTGCTCGCCCCAGGAGATCAACCCAAGCAGATTTGGCTGATCCGCAGCGGCTCGGTGCGCAGCCTTGCGGCCCTACCCCCGCAACATCAGTGGCGCACGGTGGAGCGCCACGGCGAAGACTGTTTCGTGGGCTGGTTGGGATGGCTGCACGGCCGGCCGGTTGAGCATCTACGCGCGGCCGAAGCCAGCAAGGTGATCGAACTGAGCCTCCAGCAATTCGAACAGCTCTGGCACAGCCAACCAGCCCTTCGCCACTGGTGCGCCAACCAGACGCCGACGGCGGAGGCGCTGCATCTGCTGCTCCAGCTCAGCCACAGCAACCCAGCCCGAAGCCACCAGCTCGATGACTGGCGCAACCTCCAACCCTCCCTGCGATGGGCCATTGATGCAACTCCCGAGAGCCGGCCCGGGGGGCAGTGGCATTGGATCAACGGCGCCGTGTGGCCCGAACGCCCCAGTGATCCAGCACAGCAGCAACGGCTGATCTGGCTGCCCGATCCCGACGACGACGCCATCCAACTGGGCCTACGCGAGCTTGGCCCATCTCCACGGGAGCAGCACAATGCAGGTCCCCTGCGCCTCAAACGGGCCAGTGGCCCGCGGGACATTCCTCTCGCCATCTGCCAAAGCCTTGCATCGTTCTACGGCGTTCCTGCCAACCGCGACAACCTGCTCGATGAAATCGATGCCCTGCTGCAGCGTCAACGCCAGCTCAACCTGATCAACATTGGCCAGCTGCTCAGCGGCCTGGACCTTTCGGTTTCGATGGTTGAGCTGCCGATCCAGCAACTCAGCCGCGTCCCCTGTCCGGCGGTGTTCATCCACCAAGGTCACATCACCCTGCTGGAAGGCATTAGCGAAGACGGCCAGCTGCGCTTGCTCGACCCGGAACTCGGACCACTCACGCTGAACGCCGATGTGATCCAGCCTGAGCAGGACGACCGTTTACCGATCCTGCTGCTGCGCCGCCGGCCCGACAGCAAAGAGCAACGCTTTAGTTGGGCCTGGTACGGCCCCTTCCTGCGCCCCCACCGCCGCGAATTGATCGAAGTGCTGGTCAGCTCCGGTGTGGTGAACGTGCTGGCCCTGGTCACCCCGTTGGGGATCATGCGATTGATCAACGCCCGCACCGGCGGCAGTGATTCGCTCGATGCCGTGATCAGCATCGGCGTGATCCTGATCGGCGCCAGCGTGGTGGCCGCCATCGCCTCAGCTCTGCGCAGCCTGATCTTCACCGGCGTGGCCAACCGCGTGGACATGGACACCCGAGAAACAATTCTCGATCGGTTGGTTCGGCTTCCCCAGGGCTTCTTCGATGCCCGGCCCGTGGGCCGCATCACCTACTACTTCAACCAGCTCGATCGCCTGCGCGATTTCTTGATCGGCCGGGCCCTCACCACCCTGGTGGACTTCAGCTTCAGCTTGCTCTACCTGGTGGTGCTGTTCAGCCTTAACCCGCTGCTCACCCTGGTCACCCTGAGCACGCTGCCGCTGTTCATCGTGCTGGCCCTGATCGCCAACCCGATCGTGGAACACCAAATCGAACGGGTGGTGCAGGAGGGCGTTAACACCAACAGCTATCTCACAGAAGCGATCACCGGCATCCAAACGATCAAGTCCCAGAACGCCGAGTTGAAGACCCGCTGGGATTTCCAAGACCGCTACAGCCGTTTCATCGGAGAGGACTTCAAGCTCAAGGTGAGCGGAGAAACCGTGGGGGCCTTGGCCAAATTCCTCGGCGACCTCACCGGCATCGCGACGATGGTGGTGGGGGTCTGGCTGGTGTCCCGCAACGATCTGACGATCGGGGCCCTGTTCGCCTTCCGAATCATTGGCGATCGCGTCACGGGTCCTTTGGTGCAATTGGTGCAGACCTGGCAGCAGTTCAAGATCCAGTCCCGCAATCTCACCCTGGCGGCGGACGTGGTCGACCGACCCACCGAGCAGTCCGAGCGCGAAGCGGAGAACATCCCCATGCCGCCGCTCACAGGCGAGGTGGCGATCGAAAAGGTCGACTTCCGCTATCAGGAGCGGGGAGCGATGACCCTTCACAACGTGTCGCTGAACGTGCCCGCTGGCACCTTTGTGGGACTAGTGGGCGGCTCAGGATCGGGCAAATCCACCCTGTTGAAACTGCTGCCCCGCTTCTACGCCCCGGAATCTGGCCGCATCAAAATCGATGGGCTGGACATCAGCAAGGTGGAGCTCTATTCCCTCCGCCGCCAAATCGGTGTGGTGCCCCAGGACTCCCTGCTCTTTGACGGCACCATCAAGGAAAACCTGCTGATGGTGAAGCCCGATGCCACCACTGAAGAGCTGATGCGCGCGGCCAGGATCGCCTGCGCCCACGACTTCATCATGGAGATGCCCCAGGGCTACAACTCTCCGGTGGGCGAGCGCGGTGCTGGCCTCTCTGGTGGCCAACGCCAACGCATGGCCCTGGCTCGGGCGGTGCTGCAGAACCCACGGATGCTGATCCTCGATGAGGCCACCAGTGCCCTCGATGCCACCACGGAACGGCAGGTTTGCCTCAACCTGTTTGAGGCCTTCCGCGGGCGCACCGTGTTCTTCATCACCCACCGGCTCTCCACGGTGCGGCCCGCCGATCTGATCGTGCTGATGGACCAGGGAGTGGTGATGGAAACTGGCGACCACGACACCCTGATGCAGCGTCAGGGCTGGTATTCCGCCCTGGTGCAAAGCCAGGCCATGGAGGGACTGAACTGA
- a CDS encoding HlyD family efflux transporter periplasmic adaptor subunit translates to MPPSDNSSWSFNQPVLLKKNRRTSSVLVWTLAGGTAFGTAWAFLAPLPQTVAVQGKLQPASGVQAIEASVPGVVDDVAVVEGQRVARGDLLLRFDARDAETRLNSAQRNRDRLQNQVTINRVVLGEQPESSLSANQKALLKSQRQDNDGNLQAESAAIRRSKVSIAGLRQSLSTAEMVADRYQALQREGASSELQVVAALAKVTEFRTSLDAEEEELIRLQSRRDADQGGREARLRKEIEANLNRIASLDTEIRKAEVLLSRISVQAPISGLVFDLNVSRGDVVTGGKGVKPMLQIIPEDDLQAKIYIPNEAIGFIRKGQRADISLAAFNASDYGYLPATVQRIGSDALTPKEQQRELGQDAKGLYFPATLKLDSQALMVGQRSVPLQPGMSLTADLHLRTRRFISAITDMFDDKQRSLQRLP, encoded by the coding sequence ATGCCCCCAAGCGACAACAGCTCCTGGAGCTTCAACCAACCGGTGCTGCTGAAGAAGAACCGTCGCACCTCTTCGGTGTTGGTCTGGACCCTGGCGGGCGGCACCGCATTCGGCACAGCTTGGGCCTTCCTGGCCCCCCTTCCCCAGACCGTGGCCGTTCAAGGCAAGCTCCAACCCGCTAGTGGCGTCCAAGCGATTGAAGCCTCCGTGCCCGGTGTGGTGGATGATGTGGCCGTGGTGGAGGGCCAGCGGGTGGCCCGCGGCGATCTGCTGCTGCGCTTCGATGCCCGCGATGCTGAAACCCGGCTGAACTCAGCCCAGCGCAACCGCGACCGGCTGCAGAACCAGGTGACGATCAACCGCGTGGTGCTGGGCGAACAACCCGAATCCAGCCTCAGCGCTAACCAAAAGGCCCTGCTCAAGAGCCAACGCCAAGACAACGACGGCAACTTGCAAGCCGAAAGCGCTGCCATCCGCCGCAGCAAGGTGAGCATCGCTGGTTTGCGCCAATCGCTGAGCACCGCCGAAATGGTCGCCGACCGCTATCAGGCCCTGCAGCGCGAGGGCGCGAGCAGCGAACTGCAAGTGGTGGCGGCACTGGCGAAAGTAACCGAGTTCCGCACAAGCCTCGATGCCGAAGAAGAGGAACTGATTCGGCTTCAGTCACGACGGGACGCGGACCAAGGCGGCCGTGAAGCCCGCCTGCGCAAAGAAATTGAGGCCAACCTCAACCGCATCGCCAGCCTCGACACCGAGATCCGCAAAGCCGAAGTGCTGCTCTCCCGGATCAGTGTTCAGGCGCCCATCTCCGGCCTTGTGTTCGATCTCAACGTCAGCCGCGGCGATGTGGTGACTGGCGGCAAAGGCGTCAAGCCCATGCTTCAGATCATTCCTGAAGACGATCTTCAGGCCAAGATCTACATCCCCAATGAGGCGATTGGCTTCATCCGCAAGGGTCAGCGGGCCGACATTTCCTTGGCGGCCTTCAACGCCAGTGATTACGGCTATCTGCCAGCAACCGTGCAGCGGATCGGCTCCGATGCCCTCACCCCCAAGGAACAACAGCGGGAGCTGGGGCAAGACGCCAAGGGCTTGTATTTCCCCGCCACCCTGAAACTTGATAGCCAAGCGCTGATGGTGGGGCAACGGTCGGTGCCGCTGCAGCCAGGAATGAGCCTGACGGCGGATCTGCACCTGCGCACCCGGCGCTTTATTTCAGCGATCACCGACATGTTTGATGACAAGCAACGCAGCCTTCAACGCCTGCCGTGA
- a CDS encoding peptidylprolyl isomerase — MAEIELHPGTPYCDVATLNRIARQQGLCLAIAQASIYDEICQAVSLPEEDVTALTRAYLERQELDPDDGEACAALLRAKGWTQEDLHYFASKGERLTRFQQRVFNDEVEQHFLSRKLAHDQVTYSLIRVRDGDLAFELHQRLLEGEADFATLASRYSEGAERTSGGQCGPVPFDQAHETVVEKLRGCQEGELLEPFFLVDIWLILRLDLWEGARLDTAMRETLLEELFEQWLQRRVNQLLAGQPPEPLPLHLLERL, encoded by the coding sequence ATGGCTGAGATTGAACTGCATCCCGGCACGCCCTACTGCGATGTCGCCACCCTCAACCGCATCGCACGCCAGCAGGGCCTCTGCCTGGCGATCGCCCAGGCCTCCATTTACGACGAAATTTGCCAGGCCGTATCGCTTCCCGAGGAAGACGTCACGGCGTTAACGCGCGCGTACTTGGAGCGCCAGGAGCTGGACCCCGACGACGGGGAGGCCTGCGCTGCCCTGCTGCGCGCCAAAGGATGGACCCAGGAGGATCTGCACTACTTCGCCAGCAAAGGAGAACGCCTTACCCGTTTTCAACAGCGCGTGTTCAACGATGAGGTGGAGCAGCATTTCCTCAGCCGCAAGCTGGCCCACGACCAGGTCACCTATTCGCTGATCCGGGTCCGGGATGGAGACCTGGCTTTTGAGTTGCACCAACGCCTGCTGGAGGGCGAAGCCGACTTCGCCACCCTGGCCAGCCGCTACTCGGAAGGAGCAGAACGCACCTCAGGCGGCCAATGCGGGCCGGTGCCTTTTGATCAAGCCCACGAGACCGTGGTGGAGAAGCTGCGCGGATGCCAGGAGGGCGAATTGCTGGAACCGTTCTTCTTGGTGGACATCTGGCTGATCCTGCGCCTGGACCTCTGGGAGGGTGCGCGCCTGGATACGGCCATGCGCGAAACCCTCTTGGAGGAATTGTTCGAGCAATGGCTGCAGCGACGGGTGAACCAATTGCTTGCTGGGCAGCCCCCCGAACCGCTGCCGCTGCACTTATTGGAGCGTCTCTAA
- a CDS encoding glycosyltransferase yields the protein MHLLLIHQNFPGQFRDLAPAWLARGHRVTALGSASAPEDDPRWDGLTYVRYRLDGIEEPSVEERGHAVAEACRQLQQQGLVPNLVMVHTAWGESQQLREVFPTTPLVVFPELWGHAEALGFGIDQQLTGQSAEDSWFEQENQLAATAIDESDAAIVACEAQRQSFPLPWRDQLTVLPEGLEQSKYGAAPSAELRWNNHIFAAGQPLVTLVSRNLEPLRGLRQALLAWPAIAAAVPDAQLLLVGDRGQGYGMEAPPAGDDHLSAALKTLPKGVDHQRIHWLGSLDHSIMVRLLQVSACHLALSYPYTLSWSVLEAMACGAALVSNHGSPIARELIDGHNGLLVPFNDHHALAQAVIELLNHPARRAQIGTAALHTIEQRFSLPKSLEGFEELFQQLNQNG from the coding sequence ATGCATCTGCTGCTGATTCATCAGAACTTTCCTGGTCAATTCCGCGACCTGGCTCCTGCCTGGTTGGCCCGGGGGCACCGGGTCACCGCTTTGGGCTCAGCCTCGGCTCCCGAAGATGACCCGCGCTGGGACGGTCTCACTTATGTGCGCTACAGGCTGGATGGCATCGAGGAGCCGTCGGTGGAGGAGCGGGGCCACGCCGTAGCCGAAGCCTGCCGGCAGCTGCAGCAACAAGGATTGGTCCCCAATCTCGTCATGGTGCACACCGCCTGGGGGGAATCGCAGCAGTTGCGTGAGGTGTTTCCAACAACCCCGCTGGTGGTGTTCCCCGAGTTGTGGGGGCATGCCGAAGCTCTGGGCTTTGGCATCGATCAGCAGCTCACAGGCCAAAGCGCCGAAGACAGCTGGTTCGAGCAAGAAAACCAACTGGCGGCGACGGCCATCGATGAAAGCGATGCTGCGATCGTGGCCTGCGAGGCCCAACGTCAGAGCTTCCCGCTGCCCTGGCGAGATCAACTCACGGTGTTGCCAGAAGGCTTGGAGCAGAGCAAATACGGAGCTGCCCCCTCCGCCGAGCTGCGCTGGAACAACCACATATTTGCGGCCGGTCAGCCCCTGGTCACCTTGGTCTCCCGAAATCTGGAACCGCTGCGCGGCCTACGCCAAGCGCTGCTGGCCTGGCCCGCCATCGCTGCTGCCGTTCCGGACGCACAACTGCTGCTGGTGGGAGATCGCGGCCAGGGCTACGGCATGGAAGCGCCACCCGCTGGCGACGACCACCTCAGCGCCGCCTTGAAAACGTTGCCGAAGGGAGTCGACCACCAGCGCATCCATTGGCTGGGATCATTAGATCACTCGATCATGGTACGGCTGCTGCAGGTCAGCGCCTGTCATCTCGCCCTCAGTTACCCCTACACCCTGTCCTGGAGCGTCCTGGAGGCGATGGCTTGCGGCGCTGCATTGGTCAGCAACCATGGCAGCCCGATCGCCCGTGAGCTGATCGATGGACACAACGGCCTGCTGGTTCCCTTCAACGACCATCACGCCCTGGCACAAGCCGTAATTGAGCTGTTGAACCATCCTGCGCGGCGAGCCCAGATCGGGACCGCCGCCCTCCACACCATCGAACAACGCTTTTCCTTACCCAAGAGCCTTGAAGGCTTTGAAGAACTCTTTCAGCAGCTGAATCAAAACGGCTGA
- the purB gene encoding adenylosuccinate lyase has translation MIERYTLPEMGAVWSEQAKFQSWLDVEIAATEANCRLGRVPQEALDTIKAKASFEVERILEIEAEVRHDVIAFLTNVNEHVGDAGRHIHVGMTSSDVLDTGVALQLKRSVALLRTELDALADALRELARAHKGTEMIGRSHAIHGEPITFGFKVAGWLAETERNRIRLERLEQDVAVGQVSGAMGTYANTDPQVEAIACEILGLTPDTASTQVISRDRHADYVQTLALVGASLERFSTEIRNLQRTDVLEVEENFAKGQKGSSAMPHKRNPIRSERISGLARVLRSYTIAALENVALWHERDISHSSTERMMLPDCSVTLHFMLREMTSVVKGLGIYPENMRRNMNVYGGVVFSQRVLLALVGTGMSREEAYRVVQRNAHTAWNTAGGDFRANLESDGDVTSRLSAAELADCFSTALHQENLGVIWERLGI, from the coding sequence GTGATTGAGCGTTACACCCTTCCTGAGATGGGAGCCGTCTGGAGTGAGCAGGCCAAATTCCAAAGCTGGCTGGATGTTGAGATCGCTGCCACCGAAGCCAACTGCAGGCTCGGCCGCGTGCCCCAAGAGGCCCTCGACACCATCAAAGCCAAAGCCAGCTTCGAGGTGGAGCGCATCCTCGAAATCGAAGCCGAAGTGCGCCACGACGTGATCGCCTTCCTCACCAACGTGAATGAGCACGTGGGTGATGCAGGGCGTCACATCCATGTGGGCATGACCAGCAGCGACGTGCTGGACACGGGCGTGGCCCTGCAGCTGAAACGTTCCGTGGCCCTGCTGCGCACCGAACTCGATGCCCTGGCCGATGCCCTGCGCGAACTGGCCCGAGCCCATAAGGGCACCGAAATGATCGGCCGCTCCCATGCCATCCACGGCGAACCGATCACCTTCGGCTTCAAGGTGGCCGGCTGGTTAGCGGAAACCGAACGCAACCGCATCCGGCTGGAACGGCTTGAGCAGGATGTAGCCGTGGGCCAGGTGAGCGGCGCCATGGGCACCTATGCCAACACCGATCCCCAGGTTGAAGCCATCGCCTGCGAGATCCTCGGGCTGACTCCCGACACCGCCAGCACCCAGGTCATCTCCCGCGATCGCCATGCCGACTACGTGCAGACCCTCGCCCTGGTGGGCGCCTCCCTGGAGCGCTTCTCCACCGAGATTCGCAACCTTCAACGCACCGACGTGCTGGAAGTGGAGGAGAACTTCGCCAAGGGCCAGAAGGGCAGCTCCGCCATGCCCCACAAACGCAACCCGATCCGCAGTGAGCGGATCAGCGGTCTGGCCCGGGTGCTGCGCAGCTACACCATTGCTGCTCTTGAGAACGTGGCCCTCTGGCACGAGCGCGACATCAGCCACAGCTCCACGGAGCGAATGATGCTTCCCGATTGCTCAGTGACCCTGCACTTCATGCTGCGGGAAATGACCAGCGTCGTGAAGGGTCTTGGGATCTACCCCGAGAACATGCGCCGCAACATGAATGTGTATGGCGGCGTGGTGTTCAGCCAACGGGTGCTACTCGCTCTGGTCGGAACAGGCATGAGCCGAGAGGAGGCTTACCGGGTCGTTCAACGCAACGCCCACACAGCCTGGAACACCGCCGGCGGCGACTTCCGCGCCAACCTTGAATCGGATGGTGACGTCACCAGCCGCCTCTCCGCGGCGGAGCTAGCGGACTGCTTCAGCACCGCATTGCATCAGGAGAATCTGGGCGTGATCTGGGAGCGGCTGGGCATCTGA
- a CDS encoding SDR family oxidoreductase translates to MTQLAVSGASGKTGWRVVEEALKRGRSVRAIVRPASVLPSALAQAEQEGRLEVRRLELDSAEALLHALQGCTELVIATGARPSINLAGPLQVDAWGVQAQVQACRSLGLKRVLLVSSLCAGRWLHPLNLFGLILVWKRVGERCLERSGLDWTVIRPGGLSEDDSRSTTEGVLVTNADQQQSNSIPRRLVAQVCLDALEQPQACGRILEITSSPAQPQQPLGQCLDQMPSRSQITPRFS, encoded by the coding sequence ATGACGCAACTAGCGGTGTCTGGCGCCTCCGGCAAAACCGGATGGCGCGTGGTGGAGGAGGCGCTCAAGCGTGGTCGATCGGTCCGAGCCATTGTTCGGCCTGCTTCCGTGCTGCCCTCTGCCCTGGCCCAGGCCGAGCAGGAGGGGCGCCTCGAGGTGCGTCGCCTGGAGCTGGACTCGGCGGAAGCGTTGCTCCATGCGCTGCAGGGCTGCACGGAACTGGTGATCGCCACGGGTGCTCGCCCTTCGATCAACCTGGCCGGTCCCTTGCAGGTGGACGCCTGGGGGGTGCAGGCGCAGGTGCAGGCCTGCCGCTCTCTGGGGCTGAAGCGGGTGCTGCTGGTGAGCTCCCTCTGCGCTGGCCGTTGGCTGCATCCCCTCAATCTGTTCGGCCTGATCCTGGTTTGGAAGCGGGTGGGGGAGCGCTGCCTGGAGCGGAGTGGTCTGGATTGGACCGTGATCCGGCCTGGAGGCCTGAGTGAGGACGACAGCCGCAGCACCACGGAGGGAGTGCTGGTGACCAACGCCGATCAACAACAAAGCAACAGCATTCCTCGCCGCCTTGTGGCACAGGTGTGCCTGGATGCTCTGGAGCAGCCACAGGCCTGCGGTCGCATCTTGGAAATCACCAGCTCCCCTGCTCAGCCCCAGCAGCCGCTGGGGCAGTGCTTGGATCAGATGCCCAGCCGCTCCCAGATCACGCCCAGATTCTCCTGA
- a CDS encoding Nif11-like leader peptide family natural product precursor: MSTDQLRQFFAHISRDPSLREQVLQAVSADAAALIAQELGYEVSGDELLRFSGKSSSGVSVTKIQHPGEYH; this comes from the coding sequence ATGAGCACGGACCAACTCCGGCAATTTTTTGCTCACATCTCCAGAGATCCTTCGCTCAGGGAGCAAGTTCTGCAGGCCGTGAGCGCCGATGCTGCGGCCCTTATTGCCCAAGAACTGGGTTATGAAGTCTCCGGCGATGAACTGCTGCGGTTCTCCGGCAAGAGTTCCTCCGGCGTCAGCGTCACCAAGATTCAGCACCCCGGGGAATATCACTGA
- a CDS encoding DUF2808 domain-containing protein, with protein sequence MLLWGPLMWLQVPSSFAQSLFDRPPTRVMIHNPESTEGLRNRTTISVVVPEDAGNALGAIVLRQLPNLDQWDWGRLEPRVYLGDYSLRGKGARGLARAVVSGPEEDLSIEFNPAIEPGHTVNVVFRGFNPQSSIYQWSTELLADGKDPVRYLGPTLRLNVYQQDPYR encoded by the coding sequence ATGCTTTTGTGGGGCCCATTGATGTGGCTACAGGTGCCCTCATCGTTCGCGCAATCGTTGTTTGATCGTCCCCCAACCCGGGTGATGATTCACAACCCTGAATCAACTGAAGGCTTGCGCAATCGCACCACGATTTCGGTTGTGGTTCCTGAGGATGCTGGCAATGCCTTGGGCGCGATTGTTTTGCGGCAGTTGCCCAATCTTGATCAGTGGGATTGGGGTCGCCTGGAGCCTCGGGTTTATCTCGGCGATTATTCCCTTCGCGGCAAAGGAGCAAGAGGATTGGCCAGGGCTGTTGTCTCAGGCCCTGAAGAGGATTTGAGCATCGAATTCAATCCAGCGATTGAGCCGGGGCACACCGTGAATGTTGTGTTCCGTGGCTTTAATCCTCAGTCCAGTATTTATCAATGGTCAACAGAGCTCCTGGCGGATGGTAAGGACCCCGTCCGTTATCTCGGACCCACCTTGCGTCTGAATGTTTATCAGCAGGATCCGTACCGTTAG
- a CDS encoding decaprenyl-phosphate phosphoribosyltransferase, with protein MNPSAIARACRPRQWTKNLLVFAAPLFAFTVDAEIWLAASGSLVAFCLISSSTYLLNDSLDVEADRQHPRKRYRPIAAGQVPVPLALTTSALLVVLSLMLAAAVSVLLAGVILAYGLIQVGYCLRLKREPLLDLFCIAAGFLLRSMAGGVAAGLALSPWFLLTVGLLALFLAVEKRKAELQIALGRGVMTRQVLERYTLPLMLRMEGLLSTSAFMSYSLWSAGPALNGASTSWMLLTVPFVLVGIFRYQLLSDPEEAERRRASNPDRTSEKPEEILLGDRGIKLTLLGWLITTAVIGASIHAS; from the coding sequence ATGAATCCATCGGCTATAGCGCGAGCCTGCCGTCCACGGCAGTGGACCAAAAACTTGCTGGTATTTGCAGCACCGCTGTTCGCCTTCACGGTCGATGCAGAGATTTGGCTTGCCGCTTCTGGGTCACTGGTGGCGTTCTGCCTGATTTCCAGTTCCACCTACCTGCTGAATGACAGCCTTGATGTGGAGGCCGATCGGCAGCATCCCCGTAAGCGCTATCGCCCGATAGCAGCTGGACAGGTGCCTGTGCCCCTGGCACTGACCACGTCGGCGCTGTTGGTCGTTCTCAGCCTGATGCTGGCTGCCGCTGTATCAGTCCTGCTGGCAGGAGTGATCTTGGCGTATGGGCTGATCCAGGTGGGTTATTGCCTGCGGCTCAAACGAGAGCCACTGTTGGATTTGTTCTGCATCGCTGCAGGTTTTTTGTTGCGGTCCATGGCCGGCGGCGTGGCTGCAGGGCTAGCCCTGTCTCCCTGGTTCCTCCTAACGGTTGGTCTGCTGGCGTTGTTTCTGGCGGTGGAAAAACGTAAGGCCGAACTGCAAATTGCCCTTGGGCGTGGGGTGATGACACGCCAAGTTTTGGAGCGCTACACACTGCCATTAATGCTGCGGATGGAAGGCCTGCTGTCGACCAGTGCGTTTATGAGCTATTCGCTCTGGTCAGCAGGCCCTGCTCTAAATGGCGCCTCAACCAGCTGGATGCTGCTGACCGTGCCGTTTGTTCTGGTGGGGATCTTTCGCTATCAGCTGCTCAGTGATCCAGAGGAAGCCGAGCGCCGTCGTGCATCGAATCCCGATCGAACCAGCGAAAAGCCCGAGGAAATTTTGTTGGGCGATCGAGGCATCAAGCTGACCCTGCTCGGTTGGTTGATCACAACAGCGGTAATCGGTGCATCAATCCACGCCAGCTGA